In Microbacterium sp. 1.5R, the following are encoded in one genomic region:
- a CDS encoding MFS transporter, whose protein sequence is MKRWNVVIVLGSAQFVMVLDGTVMNVSISTVVDDLDTTVAAMQGAITFYTLTMAAFMLLGAKLGDVWGRRRAFVIGSCVYAVGSLVTAVSPNVQTLFLGWSVIEGLGAVLVIPAIAALVADNYQGRERVTAFAVIGAVSGAAVAAGPLIGGFVTTYFDWRYVFAAEVVIMIGVVLCARIITDATERVRIRIDLLSVALSSAGLVAVVFGMLQSKVWGWIVPLRIPVIGGVPVAPLGISLAAWLIVVGVLLVALFIARQRMLVRVGRQPLVTVEVFRISSLRSGLSVLGAQYAVTAGLFFMVPVYLQMTLGLDALQTGIRIFPLSVALVLFSIVGTALTKRMSPRTIVRIGQLLLVFSALVLLGSATSDLRSGLFAVGMFLSGAALGLLASQLGNVNMSSVSAKETSEVGGLQGVFQNLGSSLGTALIGSILIGALSTSFASGVAASDLSATTRASVAASTEHGVTIVPASAVPAIAEEARLSADDAEALAEIYRESQLSSLRVAFFGLILISLLALFFSRGIPREIEVRRRREDRVVDG, encoded by the coding sequence ATGAAGAGGTGGAACGTCGTCATCGTGCTCGGCAGCGCGCAGTTCGTGATGGTGCTCGACGGCACCGTCATGAACGTGTCGATCTCGACGGTCGTGGACGACCTCGACACCACCGTGGCCGCGATGCAGGGCGCGATCACGTTCTACACGCTGACGATGGCGGCCTTCATGCTGCTCGGAGCGAAGCTCGGCGATGTGTGGGGTCGGCGGCGAGCCTTCGTGATCGGATCCTGCGTGTACGCGGTCGGCTCGCTGGTCACGGCGGTGAGCCCGAACGTGCAGACCCTGTTCCTCGGCTGGTCGGTCATCGAGGGGCTCGGCGCCGTGCTGGTGATACCCGCCATCGCCGCGCTCGTCGCCGACAACTATCAGGGACGCGAACGGGTCACCGCGTTCGCCGTCATCGGCGCGGTCTCGGGGGCCGCGGTGGCCGCCGGTCCGCTCATCGGGGGCTTCGTCACGACGTACTTCGACTGGCGCTACGTGTTCGCTGCAGAGGTGGTGATCATGATCGGGGTGGTGCTGTGCGCCCGGATCATCACCGACGCCACCGAGCGGGTCCGCATCCGCATCGACCTCCTGAGCGTCGCGCTGTCGTCAGCGGGCCTCGTCGCTGTCGTCTTCGGGATGCTGCAGAGCAAGGTGTGGGGATGGATCGTGCCCCTGCGCATCCCCGTCATCGGGGGCGTGCCGGTCGCGCCGCTCGGCATCTCGCTCGCGGCGTGGCTCATCGTCGTCGGCGTGCTGCTCGTCGCGCTGTTCATCGCCAGGCAGCGGATGCTCGTGCGCGTCGGGCGTCAGCCCCTCGTCACCGTCGAGGTGTTCCGGATCAGCTCTCTTCGCAGCGGCCTCTCGGTGCTCGGCGCGCAGTACGCCGTGACGGCGGGACTCTTCTTCATGGTGCCGGTGTACCTGCAGATGACGCTCGGGCTGGATGCCCTTCAGACCGGCATCAGGATCTTCCCGCTCTCGGTGGCCCTGGTGCTGTTCTCCATCGTCGGCACCGCCCTCACGAAGCGGATGTCCCCTCGCACCATCGTGCGGATCGGTCAGCTCCTTCTGGTCTTCAGCGCGCTGGTGCTGCTCGGATCGGCGACGAGCGACCTGCGCAGCGGCCTCTTCGCCGTCGGCATGTTCCTTTCGGGTGCGGCCCTCGGGCTGCTCGCCTCGCAGCTGGGCAACGTCAACATGTCGAGCGTGAGCGCGAAGGAGACGAGCGAGGTGGGCGGTCTGCAGGGGGTCTTCCAGAATCTGGGATCATCACTCGGCACCGCACTCATCGGGTCGATCCTGATCGGGGCCCTGTCGACCTCGTTCGCCTCCGGAGTGGCCGCGAGCGACCTCTCCGCGACGACCCGAGCCTCGGTGGCCGCGTCGACCGAGCACGGCGTCACGATCGTTCCCGCGTCGGCCGTTCCCGCGATCGCCGAGGAGGCGAGGCTCAGCGCCGACGACGCAGAAGCACTGGCCGAGATCTACCGCGAATCGCAGCTCTCCTCGCTGCGTGTCGCGTTCTTCGGACTCATCCTCATCAGCCTCCTGGCGCTGTTCTTCTCGCGCGGCATCCCTCGGGAGATCGAGGTCCGTCGACGACGCGAAGACAGGGTCGTCGACGGATGA
- a CDS encoding alpha/beta fold hydrolase: protein MTDDTGRAVIADLCRIPNPDAIDRTAYVELGGVAQFVSIRGRDARNPVLVVCHGGPALPALPSSWIWQRAVEDYFTVVNYDQRASGRSAVGAHDGMDLSVARYVDDLVELITWLQRELGVRRVGVLGHSWGTIIGITVAERRPDLLWAYIGVGQVISGPENEAESFAFAMRSAIADQNDDAVAELESLGEYPGAQPLTLERIVTCRRWAQHYGGLSAYRSESAYFTDSEALSPYYTEDEVELISVGQQVTMPQVLPALLSFDASDRTAFDVPMLQFLGRHDWTTPTPPVERWIERVSTPSTHVVWFENSAHLCMLEEPGKFVVSLVELALPHADTA, encoded by the coding sequence ATGACCGACGACACCGGCCGAGCCGTCATCGCGGATCTGTGCCGCATCCCCAACCCCGACGCGATCGATCGCACCGCGTACGTCGAGCTGGGAGGTGTCGCGCAGTTCGTCTCGATCCGAGGTCGGGATGCCCGCAACCCGGTCCTCGTCGTCTGCCACGGCGGACCGGCGCTTCCCGCTCTGCCGTCGTCGTGGATCTGGCAGCGCGCTGTCGAGGACTACTTCACCGTCGTCAACTACGACCAGCGCGCCAGCGGCAGGTCTGCGGTCGGCGCGCATGACGGGATGGACCTGAGCGTCGCGCGGTACGTCGACGATCTCGTGGAGCTGATCACGTGGCTCCAGCGCGAACTGGGCGTGCGCAGGGTGGGGGTCCTCGGCCATAGCTGGGGGACGATCATCGGCATCACGGTGGCTGAGCGGCGACCCGATCTGCTCTGGGCCTACATCGGGGTCGGGCAGGTGATCTCCGGCCCCGAGAACGAGGCCGAGAGCTTCGCGTTCGCGATGCGCAGTGCGATCGCCGATCAGAACGACGACGCCGTCGCCGAACTCGAGTCGCTCGGCGAGTATCCCGGAGCGCAGCCGCTCACGCTGGAGCGCATCGTGACATGCAGGAGGTGGGCGCAGCACTACGGCGGGCTGTCTGCCTATCGGTCGGAGTCCGCGTACTTCACGGACTCCGAAGCACTCTCGCCGTACTACACGGAGGACGAGGTGGAACTCATCAGCGTCGGGCAGCAGGTGACCATGCCGCAGGTGCTGCCCGCTCTGCTGTCGTTCGACGCGAGCGACAGGACCGCGTTCGACGTGCCGATGCTCCAGTTCCTCGGACGCCATGACTGGACGACTCCCACGCCACCCGTCGAACGGTGGATCGAACGCGTGTCCACTCCGTCGACGCACGTCGTCTGGTTCGAGAACTCCGCCCACCTCTGCATGCTCGAGGAGCCGGGGAAGTTCGTCGTGAGCCTCGTGGAGCTGGCACTGCCGCACGCGGACACCGCCTGA
- a CDS encoding response regulator codes for MTPDAPTDRIRVLIADDQELVRYGLRLVLEAEDDVHVVGEAADGASAVEAAIALTPDVILMDVRMPGIDGIRATQDLAARLPRTRVLVLTTYDLDEFAFGALQAGAAGFLLKNTRPAELVAAIRTVATGDAVVAPRITAKLIEVALPHLAPPDAGAREGALSALTERERDVFLQVARGLANSEIAQTLHLSESTVKAHFGRILVKLDLPSRVQAVILAYELGIVSPGS; via the coding sequence ATGACCCCGGACGCACCCACCGATCGGATCCGCGTGCTGATCGCCGACGACCAGGAGCTCGTCCGCTACGGCCTCCGTCTCGTGCTCGAGGCGGAGGACGACGTGCACGTGGTCGGCGAAGCGGCCGACGGCGCCTCCGCCGTCGAGGCCGCGATCGCGCTGACCCCCGACGTCATCCTGATGGATGTGCGGATGCCGGGGATCGACGGAATCCGGGCCACGCAGGACCTGGCCGCGCGTCTGCCGCGGACCAGGGTGCTGGTGCTGACCACGTACGATCTCGACGAGTTCGCCTTCGGAGCCCTGCAGGCCGGGGCCGCCGGATTCCTGCTCAAGAACACGAGACCGGCCGAGCTCGTCGCCGCGATCCGCACGGTCGCCACCGGTGATGCGGTGGTCGCACCCCGCATCACCGCGAAGCTCATCGAGGTCGCCCTGCCGCACCTCGCGCCGCCGGACGCCGGGGCCCGGGAGGGCGCGCTCTCGGCGCTGACCGAGCGGGAACGTGACGTCTTCCTGCAGGTCGCGCGCGGCCTCGCCAACAGCGAGATCGCGCAGACGCTGCATCTGAGCGAGTCGACGGTCAAGGCGCATTTCGGCCGCATCCTGGTGAAGCTCGATCTGCCCAGTCGCGTCCAGGCGGTGATCCTGGCCTACGAGCTCGGAATCGTGAGCCCGGGCAGCTGA
- a CDS encoding sensor histidine kinase: MSGRRSDLAMLGVYAAVSLVLGYLSVESSLTTPAWALVALFVAGVAAVLVSRRHPLAAFIVVLVLLPLSFAGGSGAEAVLVVGALYRSGVVARPQRAWLAFAAAAATGTIAALVLAIRVRVGPPLLGLAPRVDVDAWPLDWLGISAVVIAVALIATLVGLDVGHRRRELQALAERAEQMRRERDQEAHIAAVLERERISREMHDVIAHSLAVMIAVADGAQASAESRPEESRRAIGRVAETGRRTLVEMRRLLTSVRGESDAVDRQRVQASMERIPALVAESRSAGLPVRFEQVGAIDLDAMVGLTVYRVVQEALTNVLRHAREVQDVLVRISVADERLSILVEDRSAPAVPIIDPGRGLVGIRERAAFYDGHVEAGPRPGGGWRVFVRLQTKAAG; encoded by the coding sequence ATGAGTGGGCGGAGATCAGACCTCGCGATGCTCGGGGTCTACGCGGCCGTGTCGCTGGTGCTCGGCTATCTGTCTGTGGAGTCCTCGCTGACGACTCCGGCGTGGGCGCTGGTGGCGCTCTTCGTCGCCGGCGTCGCAGCGGTTCTCGTGTCGCGACGGCATCCGCTGGCGGCCTTCATCGTCGTGCTCGTGCTCCTGCCCCTGTCGTTCGCCGGCGGCTCCGGTGCCGAAGCGGTGCTGGTCGTCGGCGCGCTGTACCGCAGCGGCGTCGTCGCCCGCCCGCAGCGGGCGTGGCTGGCATTCGCCGCCGCGGCGGCGACCGGAACGATCGCTGCACTGGTGCTCGCGATCCGGGTGCGCGTCGGTCCGCCCCTGCTCGGGCTGGCGCCGCGGGTCGACGTGGACGCTTGGCCACTGGACTGGCTCGGGATCAGCGCGGTCGTGATCGCCGTCGCATTGATCGCCACCCTCGTCGGACTCGACGTCGGCCATCGGCGTCGCGAGCTGCAGGCACTCGCGGAGCGCGCGGAGCAGATGCGCCGAGAGCGGGACCAGGAGGCGCACATCGCCGCCGTCCTCGAGCGCGAGAGGATCTCGCGGGAGATGCATGACGTGATCGCCCACAGCCTCGCCGTGATGATCGCCGTCGCCGACGGTGCGCAGGCATCCGCGGAATCGCGCCCCGAGGAATCGCGTCGTGCGATCGGACGTGTCGCCGAGACCGGGCGCCGCACCCTCGTCGAGATGCGTCGCCTGCTCACCTCCGTCCGCGGTGAGTCCGACGCCGTCGACCGCCAGCGGGTGCAGGCCAGCATGGAGCGCATCCCCGCCCTCGTCGCCGAATCGCGCAGCGCAGGACTGCCGGTCAGGTTCGAGCAGGTCGGTGCCATCGACCTCGATGCCATGGTCGGGCTCACGGTGTACCGCGTCGTGCAGGAAGCGCTGACCAACGTTCTCCGGCACGCGCGCGAGGTGCAGGACGTGCTGGTGAGGATCAGCGTCGCCGACGAGCGACTGTCGATCCTCGTGGAGGATCGATCCGCGCCGGCGGTGCCGATCATCGATCCGGGCCGCGGCCTCGTCGGCATCCGCGAGCGCGCCGCGTTCTATGACGGACACGTCGAGGCGGGGCCCCGACCGGGCGGCGGCTGGCGCGTGTTCGTGCGACTTCAGACGAAGGCAGCGGGATGA
- a CDS encoding ion channel — protein MSAPLQTRRPVAAHAAGRRALRGRHGVPGYVAALVLLTLSYWLCAVQRTTNPSPSAFLLILATVAVVFHITAVRAVIQHVAWIVLATAGIATIVATLVGAEGRILDVMFSAASIAALLVAPAAIVAHQARRRGFNLEALMATITAYLLVGMLFTFVFNLVSLVSSAPMFGDGSEDSLSNQLFFSFTTLTTTGYGNLAPVTSGSQAVAVAEAITGQLFLITAVARIMRGSSLRPATRPDSRQEAS, from the coding sequence ATGAGCGCTCCGCTTCAGACGAGGCGCCCGGTCGCCGCGCATGCCGCGGGACGCAGAGCCCTGCGCGGCAGGCACGGCGTCCCCGGCTACGTGGCCGCCCTCGTGCTGCTGACCCTCTCCTACTGGCTCTGCGCCGTCCAGCGCACCACGAACCCGAGTCCGTCCGCCTTCCTGCTCATCCTCGCCACGGTCGCCGTCGTCTTCCACATCACCGCCGTGCGAGCCGTCATCCAGCACGTCGCGTGGATCGTGCTGGCCACCGCCGGCATCGCGACGATCGTCGCCACGCTCGTCGGGGCGGAAGGGCGGATCCTGGACGTCATGTTCTCGGCCGCATCCATCGCCGCTCTTCTGGTCGCTCCGGCCGCGATCGTGGCTCACCAGGCGCGGCGGCGTGGATTCAATCTCGAAGCGCTGATGGCGACGATCACCGCCTACCTCCTCGTCGGCATGCTGTTCACCTTCGTCTTCAACCTCGTGTCGCTCGTGTCGAGCGCTCCGATGTTCGGCGACGGGAGCGAGGACTCGCTGTCGAATCAGCTCTTCTTCTCCTTCACGACGCTGACGACGACGGGATACGGCAACCTCGCACCGGTGACATCGGGCAGCCAGGCGGTCGCCGTCGCCGAGGCGATCACGGGCCAGCTGTTCCTCATCACCGCGGTCGCGCGCATCATGCGCGGCAGCAGTCTTCGACCGGCCACCCGGCCCGACTCTCGCCAGGAGGCGTCATGA
- a CDS encoding ATP-binding cassette domain-containing protein: protein MIRVQSLTKHYGERVAVNGVDFTVEPGTVTGFLGPNGAGKSTTMRMIVGLDRPTAGTAEVNGRPYADLPAPLREVGVLLDARSAHRRRTAYKHLLAIAATHAIGAARVREVIGIAGLDAVADRRVGGFSLGMNQRLGIAAALLGDPQTIILDEPVNGLDPDGILWIRALLRQLAGEGKTVLLSSHLMSEMTQTADHLLVIGRGSILADGPLHEVVAGATRSVVRVRTREADRLAALLTGPEATVASQVDGALEIENLAAEDIARRAADAGIVLHEIATIEGSLEDAYLALTATDTEYRAGAQRTEEGARR, encoded by the coding sequence ATGATCCGAGTTCAGTCTCTGACCAAGCACTATGGCGAGCGGGTGGCGGTGAACGGAGTCGACTTCACGGTCGAACCGGGCACGGTCACCGGATTCCTGGGGCCGAACGGGGCCGGCAAGTCCACCACCATGCGAATGATCGTGGGTCTGGACAGGCCGACGGCCGGCACGGCGGAGGTGAACGGTCGCCCCTATGCCGATCTGCCTGCGCCGCTGCGCGAGGTGGGCGTCCTGCTCGACGCCCGGTCGGCCCACAGACGCCGTACCGCCTACAAGCATCTGCTCGCGATCGCCGCCACGCACGCGATCGGTGCGGCCCGAGTGCGGGAGGTGATCGGGATCGCGGGTCTGGATGCCGTGGCCGACAGGCGAGTCGGGGGATTCTCGCTCGGCATGAACCAGCGGCTGGGCATCGCCGCCGCCCTGCTGGGGGATCCGCAGACGATCATCCTCGACGAGCCGGTGAACGGTCTCGACCCCGACGGCATCCTGTGGATCAGGGCTCTGCTGCGGCAGCTGGCGGGGGAGGGGAAGACGGTGCTGCTGTCGTCGCATCTGATGAGCGAGATGACCCAGACGGCAGACCATCTGCTCGTGATCGGGCGAGGATCGATCCTCGCCGACGGACCTCTGCACGAGGTGGTCGCCGGTGCGACGCGCTCTGTGGTGCGCGTCCGGACGCGGGAGGCGGACCGACTGGCGGCCCTCCTGACGGGGCCGGAGGCGACGGTCGCGTCGCAGGTCGACGGCGCGCTCGAGATCGAGAACCTCGCCGCGGAGGACATCGCCCGCAGGGCAGCCGACGCGGGGATCGTGCTGCATGAGATCGCCACCATCGAGGGGTCGCTCGAGGACGCCTACCTCGCCCTCACCGCAACCGACACCGAATACCGCGCGGGGGCGCAGCGCACCGAAGAAGGAGCACGACGATGA
- a CDS encoding DUF2252 domain-containing protein, whose translation MAKTRSSDAPGAPAAPHPVAPDFVLRRSRGRDARIRAPRSGQGPWITPTDRADPIGLLEGQAASRVEELVPVRHSRMAASPFAFFRGSALLMAADLSTTPHSGVIAQICGDAHLSNFGLFGTPERQLIFDMNDFDETLPGPFEWDIKRLATSFAVAGRQRRFTAAQIHDCVEAAVRGYRIAMSRAADASVLDAWYDRFDADRAQRRIRSARRKGRSDDETVDRLDAALARARKRDHAKSFSKLVDREDGQLRIRGNPPLIVPVDELAAGYDGFDDVSAMRELLEEYRRTLPGGRHPLSEYRYRHMARKVVGVGSVGTRAWVILLSGRDDDDPLLLQAKEAQPSVLEQFLGPSEFDHAGERVVRGQRLMQAASDIFLGWQRVTSLDGVTRDFYIRQLQDWKGGIDPEAMTPGGAALYARVCGETLARAHARSGDRLEIAGYLGRGRGFESAIIAFADTYADQNERDFASFRAALDSGRLAAADLERPAP comes from the coding sequence ATGGCGAAGACCCGTTCGTCCGACGCACCGGGAGCACCTGCAGCACCGCACCCGGTCGCACCTGATTTCGTCCTGCGGCGCAGCCGAGGACGGGATGCCCGGATCCGCGCCCCCAGATCGGGCCAGGGGCCGTGGATCACACCGACGGATCGCGCCGATCCGATCGGGCTGCTGGAGGGCCAGGCGGCCTCACGGGTCGAAGAGCTCGTGCCTGTGCGGCACTCGCGGATGGCGGCTTCTCCGTTCGCCTTCTTCCGCGGCAGCGCGCTGCTCATGGCCGCGGATCTCTCGACGACACCTCACAGCGGTGTGATCGCACAGATCTGCGGTGACGCGCACCTGTCGAACTTCGGGCTGTTCGGCACGCCGGAGCGCCAGCTCATCTTCGACATGAACGATTTCGACGAGACGCTGCCCGGGCCGTTCGAGTGGGACATCAAGCGACTGGCGACGAGCTTCGCCGTGGCCGGACGCCAACGGCGCTTCACCGCCGCGCAGATCCACGACTGCGTCGAAGCCGCGGTGCGCGGATATCGGATCGCCATGAGCCGCGCTGCCGACGCTTCGGTCCTCGACGCCTGGTACGACCGATTCGACGCGGACCGCGCGCAGCGGCGCATCCGTTCCGCGAGGCGGAAGGGGCGGTCCGACGACGAGACGGTCGATCGGCTCGACGCCGCACTCGCCAGAGCGCGGAAGCGCGATCACGCGAAGTCGTTCTCGAAGCTCGTGGACCGCGAGGACGGCCAGCTGCGGATCCGAGGGAATCCGCCCCTGATCGTGCCCGTGGACGAGCTCGCCGCAGGCTACGACGGATTCGACGACGTGAGCGCGATGCGGGAACTGCTCGAGGAGTACCGACGGACTCTGCCCGGCGGTCGCCATCCCCTCTCCGAGTACCGCTACCGGCATATGGCGCGCAAGGTGGTCGGGGTGGGCAGCGTGGGCACCCGCGCGTGGGTGATCCTCCTCAGCGGACGCGACGACGACGATCCGCTGCTCCTGCAGGCGAAAGAGGCGCAGCCGTCGGTGCTGGAGCAGTTCCTCGGTCCCAGCGAATTCGATCACGCCGGCGAACGAGTCGTTCGCGGGCAGCGACTGATGCAGGCGGCCTCGGACATCTTCCTCGGATGGCAGCGCGTCACCAGCCTCGACGGCGTCACCAGGGACTTCTACATCCGCCAGCTCCAGGACTGGAAGGGCGGGATCGATCCCGAGGCGATGACTCCCGGAGGCGCCGCGCTCTACGCACGGGTGTGCGGTGAGACCCTCGCCCGGGCCCACGCCCGCAGTGGCGACCGCCTCGAGATCGCCGGATATCTCGGGCGCGGCCGAGGATTCGAGAGCGCCATCATCGCGTTCGCCGACACCTACGCCGACCAGAACGAACGGGACTTCGCCTCGTTCCGCGCCGCGTTGGATTCCGGGCGACTCGCCGCCGCCGATCTCGAACGACCCGCGCCATGA